A section of the Pseudorasbora parva isolate DD20220531a chromosome 2, ASM2467924v1, whole genome shotgun sequence genome encodes:
- the LOC137092658 gene encoding RING finger protein 222 has translation MELLHPGKAMDEEAQEDCECPVCYESLTDSARTLSCGHHFCHDCLVRTLMNTCPNGSFKRDNIICPVCRHLTFITKLHRLTFTPAEAKSIGKTLKVPPVPTPVFNAGHGSYSGGLGCISRCLRRSLCRLCRQRLISPKDTSEVFIISELGRPMTEGDVIDIGTTSAMQRDYSSNGRRLCTISCCLLVLMITFTLLALVAATLPWVLLA, from the coding sequence ATGGAGCTATTACACCCGGGGAAAGCCATGGATGAGGAGGCTCAGGAAGACTGCGAGTGTCCGGTGTGTTACGAGAGTCTCACGGACAGCGCCAGGACGCTCAGCTGCGGGCATCACTTCTGCCACGACTGCTTAGTGCGAACCCTGATGAATACCTGCCCGAACGGGTCCTTTAAACGGGATAACATCATCTGTCCTGTCTGCAGACACCTGACGTTCATCACAAAGCTCCACAGATTAACATTTACACCGGCAGAAGCCAAAAGCATCGGAAAGACACTGAAAGTGCCACCCGTGCCCACCCCTGTATTCAACGCTGGTCATGGCTCTTATAGTGGCGGTCTTGGCTGTATCAGTAGGTGTCTACGGAGGAGTTTGTGTAGACTGTGTAGACAGAGACTCATCAGTCCTAAAGACACTTCAGAGGTGTTTATCATAAGCGAGTTGGGACGACCTATGACTGAAGGCGATGTTATTGACATTGGGACGACTTCAGCCATGCAGCGGGACTACAGCAGCAATGGACGGAGGCTTTGCACCATCTCCTGCTGCCTTCTGGTCTTAATGATCACCTTCACATTACTGGCACTGGTGGCTGCCACACTTCCTTGGGTTCTGTTGGCATAA